Proteins from one Deinococcus misasensis DSM 22328 genomic window:
- a CDS encoding M23 family metallopeptidase codes for MAKALRWILPLLILIGIGVLLYPYLKNAARYAQLMREPMPENLPIPVQGVKPRQLVDTWGGARSEGRKHEGIDIFAKTGTPILSSTKGMVTRIGWNRLGGETVTVLGPGGNYHYYAHLSKYADVKVGDWIEAGTVIGYVGNTGNARGTPPHLHYGIYDFKWKAMNPYPYLK; via the coding sequence ATGGCAAAAGCCCTCCGATGGATCCTCCCCCTGTTGATTTTGATTGGCATTGGCGTCTTGCTTTACCCTTACCTGAAAAATGCTGCACGGTATGCCCAGCTCATGCGTGAACCCATGCCCGAGAACCTGCCCATTCCCGTGCAGGGCGTGAAACCCCGTCAGCTTGTGGACACCTGGGGTGGGGCCAGAAGCGAAGGCCGCAAGCATGAAGGCATCGACATTTTTGCCAAAACCGGAACCCCGATCCTCAGCAGCACAAAGGGGATGGTCACCCGCATCGGATGGAACCGTCTGGGAGGGGAGACGGTGACCGTGCTCGGGCCGGGGGGGAATTACCACTATTACGCCCACCTCTCGAAGTATGCCGATGTCAAAGTGGGCGATTGGATCGAGGCTGGAACCGTGATCGGTTACGTGGGCAACACTGGAAATGCCCGAGGCACACCTCCGCATTTGCATTACGGCATTTACGATTTCAAGTGGAAAGCCATGAATCCCTATCCTTACCTCAAATGA
- a CDS encoding alpha/beta fold hydrolase: protein MSEWLDETYFEHLNGVDLYFEQVGDPENPALIYLHGGPGYNSSSFRDLIGEDLTHYHMIYLDQRGSGRSGELKQDTLLIDDLVEDLEAVREFLALDTFTPLGHGFGALIALEYGRRYPQHVQKVVTVNPWIHMPELALELLKAAAEFTGKPFEDPRAEILQNLKEDEYPLVGAARVEKAFELLNARDLLNHMQFKDVQARMRLEFSDVEAQLLGSGEVQEAFVRAGMWEFEYPGFLVEQECPIVAIAGQHDRTSYPDQVQWLEDLAGADITVLDAGHYPWLDAPEDFVDALDRILLD from the coding sequence ATGAGCGAATGGCTGGATGAAACTTACTTCGAACACCTGAACGGTGTGGACCTGTACTTCGAGCAGGTGGGAGATCCTGAAAATCCTGCCCTCATTTACCTGCATGGCGGTCCCGGTTACAACAGTTCTTCCTTTCGCGACCTGATCGGCGAGGACCTGACCCATTACCACATGATCTACCTCGACCAGAGGGGCAGTGGACGCAGTGGGGAACTCAAGCAGGACACCCTGCTGATCGATGATCTGGTGGAGGACCTGGAAGCCGTGCGAGAATTTCTGGCTCTGGACACCTTCACCCCTCTGGGACATGGTTTTGGGGCACTGATTGCGCTGGAGTATGGGCGCAGGTATCCGCAGCATGTGCAAAAAGTGGTCACGGTCAACCCGTGGATTCACATGCCTGAACTGGCCCTCGAACTGCTGAAAGCTGCTGCTGAGTTCACCGGTAAGCCTTTTGAAGATCCCAGAGCTGAAATCCTCCAGAACCTCAAGGAAGACGAGTACCCTCTGGTGGGCGCAGCCCGTGTGGAGAAAGCTTTTGAACTGCTGAATGCCCGTGACCTTTTGAACCACATGCAGTTCAAGGACGTGCAGGCCCGCATGCGTCTGGAATTTTCCGATGTGGAGGCCCAACTGCTGGGCAGCGGTGAGGTGCAGGAGGCTTTTGTGCGTGCTGGAATGTGGGAATTCGAGTATCCCGGTTTTCTGGTGGAGCAGGAATGCCCAATTGTGGCCATTGCAGGCCAGCATGACCGCACCAGTTACCCTGATCAGGTCCAGTGGCTCGAAGACCTTGCTGGCGCAGACATCACCGTGCTGGATGCCGGACATTATCCGTGGCTGGATGCTCCAGAGGACTTTGTGGACGCTCTGGACCGCATTTTGCTGGATTGA
- a CDS encoding winged helix-turn-helix domain-containing protein yields MIEIAEKINCNVLLHPTNQRILGECMLKACTLKDLVEELHLDMSEAHYRVQQLMRAGILKVDREEKRAGRPIKYYIPTQEKFFLPFKDTPYNTLVDFMSQQLTPILQRFVELVFRNAPHLGEWGLGFEILSKDQKLATVFHQQRPDPSHPVNHEDLMFQQRVLGMWQILELTPETSREMKKELMDLYEKYRQKQSPDGEKHLYGVFLTPGDLQDT; encoded by the coding sequence ATGATTGAGATTGCTGAAAAGATCAACTGCAACGTGCTGCTCCATCCGACCAACCAGCGCATTCTGGGGGAATGCATGCTGAAAGCCTGCACCCTCAAGGATCTGGTGGAAGAACTCCATCTGGACATGAGCGAAGCCCACTACAGGGTCCAGCAGCTCATGAGAGCAGGCATTTTGAAAGTGGACAGAGAAGAAAAACGGGCAGGCAGACCCATCAAATACTACATTCCCACACAGGAAAAATTCTTCTTGCCCTTCAAAGACACCCCGTACAACACGCTGGTGGATTTCATGTCCCAGCAACTCACCCCGATCTTGCAGCGGTTTGTTGAACTGGTGTTTCGCAATGCCCCCCATTTGGGAGAATGGGGACTCGGATTTGAAATTTTAAGCAAGGACCAGAAGCTGGCCACGGTGTTTCATCAGCAGCGACCCGATCCGTCCCACCCCGTAAACCATGAGGATTTGATGTTCCAGCAAAGGGTTCTGGGGATGTGGCAAATTCTGGAACTCACCCCTGAAACCTCCCGCGAAATGAAAAAGGAACTGATGGACCTCTACGAAAAATACCGCCAGAAACAAAGCCCTGACGGTGAAAAGCATCTGTATGGGGTTTTTCTGACGCCCGGTGACCTGCAGGACACCTGA
- a CDS encoding winged helix-turn-helix domain-containing protein — protein sequence MTLPEVDAEKQSSALLLEDLNRKIVQACIPQAHTLSELAELLHTEMNPLHYRVQRLLKAGFLSISHIEKRAGRPIKHYRATRETFFVPFRYTPYEDMASYCYGLTSSSMKGFWESAFQKAQELSGEWGLCMAYSPRRKSFVMQVQREHDVRGEKSDMEQWSMENHILGTFDRLHLAPPEAHAMYHELLEVYRKYAQKQDLRARVHWVGLFFAEERS from the coding sequence ATGACCCTGCCGGAAGTGGATGCTGAAAAACAGAGCAGTGCTTTGCTGCTGGAGGACCTCAACCGCAAAATTGTGCAAGCTTGCATCCCTCAGGCGCACACCCTCAGCGAGCTGGCTGAACTTTTGCACACTGAAATGAATCCCCTCCACTACCGGGTCCAGCGGCTTTTGAAAGCCGGGTTTTTGAGCATCTCCCACATCGAAAAACGGGCAGGCAGGCCCATCAAACACTACCGCGCAACCCGAGAGACCTTTTTTGTGCCCTTCAGATACACCCCCTACGAGGACATGGCCTCGTACTGCTACGGCCTGACCTCCTCCTCAATGAAAGGTTTCTGGGAAAGTGCCTTTCAGAAGGCGCAGGAACTCTCTGGAGAGTGGGGACTCTGCATGGCCTACAGTCCCAGAAGGAAAAGTTTTGTGATGCAAGTCCAGCGCGAACATGATGTCCGGGGCGAAAAGAGCGACATGGAACAGTGGTCCATGGAAAACCACATTCTCGGCACTTTTGACCGCCTGCACCTCGCGCCTCCAGAAGCCCACGCCATGTACCACGAGCTGCTGGAAGTGTACCGCAAGTACGCCCAGAAGCAGGATTTGCGGGCCAGGGTGCACTGGGTCGGTCTGTTTTTTGCGGAGGAACGGTCATGA
- a CDS encoding MFS transporter has product MNSASTQLWNKNFTLYWLGTAQSSFGDALNGIAMSFLILDLTGSATSMGINLALSMLPGILSPFAGNLMDRIPLKPPLIVGDVLRGLIGLGVVYLAAQSMLTVPLIYLFTVIFSLIGVLYRPAAGKIFPELVPRAELPRANGLLSTATQTMQLLGLVGGGLLISTLGTANAILIDSITFFVMALIFFFVDIPRMHPAKPEPFWQGMKAGLNIIAKNQILLMVMVMAFLINGSLAPTQVLTPRIMQDIGLGAKGYGFWMGAFSGGMVLGSILISIYGNKWNPRQMVFLGLFGLGVCLLGMLSQKHLWLLFGASGLMGVMVAFANTYIAVLLQGTVEAQYRGRVFGVLGSVAQIGMPLMILAVSGVADQIPASLAFAGASFVTVLMAVLWGVLSGKSIQKKAATT; this is encoded by the coding sequence ATGAACAGCGCATCCACCCAACTCTGGAACAAAAACTTCACCCTGTACTGGCTGGGAACCGCCCAGTCCAGTTTCGGAGACGCCCTGAACGGCATCGCCATGAGTTTCCTGATTCTGGACCTCACCGGATCCGCAACCAGCATGGGCATCAATCTGGCCCTCTCGATGCTTCCGGGAATCCTGAGTCCTTTTGCCGGCAACCTGATGGACCGCATCCCCCTCAAACCCCCCCTGATTGTGGGAGATGTGCTGCGCGGCCTGATTGGCCTCGGGGTGGTGTATCTGGCCGCCCAGAGCATGCTCACGGTCCCCTTGATTTACCTGTTCACGGTGATTTTCAGCCTGATCGGGGTGCTTTACCGCCCTGCTGCCGGAAAAATCTTTCCTGAACTGGTGCCCAGAGCTGAGCTTCCCAGAGCCAACGGCCTTTTAAGCACCGCCACCCAGACCATGCAACTTCTGGGACTGGTCGGAGGAGGGCTGCTCATCTCCACGCTGGGCACGGCCAATGCCATTTTGATCGACTCGATCACCTTTTTTGTGATGGCCCTGATTTTCTTTTTCGTGGACATTCCCAGAATGCACCCTGCCAAACCCGAGCCGTTCTGGCAGGGCATGAAAGCGGGCCTCAACATCATCGCCAAGAATCAGATCCTCTTGATGGTGATGGTCATGGCCTTCCTGATCAACGGATCTCTGGCCCCCACGCAGGTCCTGACCCCACGCATCATGCAAGACATCGGACTGGGGGCCAAAGGGTACGGCTTCTGGATGGGGGCTTTCTCTGGGGGCATGGTGCTGGGCAGCATCCTGATCTCGATTTATGGCAACAAATGGAATCCAAGACAGATGGTCTTTCTGGGCCTGTTCGGACTCGGGGTGTGCCTGCTGGGCATGCTGTCCCAGAAACACCTGTGGCTGCTGTTCGGGGCCTCTGGCCTGATGGGGGTGATGGTGGCTTTTGCCAACACCTACATTGCTGTACTGCTGCAAGGCACCGTGGAAGCCCAGTACCGGGGCCGGGTGTTCGGGGTGCTCGGGAGCGTGGCCCAGATTGGCATGCCCCTGATGATTCTGGCGGTTTCCGGGGTCGCCGACCAGATTCCAGCCAGTCTGGCCTTTGCTGGAGCGTCTTTCGTCACCGTGCTGATGGCCGTTCTGTGGGGCGTGCTCTCTGGAAAGTCCATTCAGAAAAAGGCAGCCACCACCTGA
- a CDS encoding NAD(P)H-dependent glycerol-3-phosphate dehydrogenase, with protein sequence MAKVAVLGAGGWGTALASMLHQHARSVVLWARRPEFTQELLTLRENRDYLPGVPLPDDLPITSDLEQALDHATLALVVVPSVGVQELLEQLPREMPIVLCAKGLGKGGERLTQIAVDMGFQKVGVLSGPNHAEEVGRGLPAATVVASEDEDFATLAQTFLMTPTFRVYTSTDLVGVELGGVLKNVIAVAAGIVDGLQLGDNAKSALMTRALKEMQRYLSAQGAEEDTVFGLSGLGDLIATCTSQHSRNRAAGEKIGQGQDPRQGGKVIEGIRSTYLLHEWAKTHQADLPIVEVVYNVLENRITLMQGVSILMGRKAKPE encoded by the coding sequence GTGGCTAAAGTTGCTGTTCTGGGCGCAGGTGGCTGGGGTACGGCTCTGGCTTCGATGCTGCACCAGCATGCCCGGAGTGTGGTGCTGTGGGCCAGACGCCCCGAGTTCACGCAGGAACTGCTGACGTTACGGGAAAACCGGGATTACCTGCCCGGTGTGCCCCTCCCCGATGATTTGCCGATCACTTCCGATCTGGAACAGGCTCTGGACCACGCCACCCTCGCTCTGGTGGTGGTGCCCAGCGTGGGTGTACAAGAACTTCTGGAACAACTGCCCAGAGAAATGCCCATTGTGCTGTGCGCCAAGGGATTGGGCAAAGGCGGAGAGCGCCTGACCCAGATTGCTGTGGACATGGGTTTCCAGAAGGTTGGGGTGCTCTCTGGACCAAACCATGCAGAAGAGGTGGGCAGAGGGCTTCCTGCCGCCACCGTGGTTGCCAGTGAAGACGAGGATTTCGCCACACTGGCCCAGACTTTTCTGATGACCCCCACCTTCCGGGTGTACACCTCCACCGATCTGGTGGGCGTGGAACTTGGAGGGGTTTTGAAGAACGTGATTGCTGTGGCCGCCGGAATTGTGGATGGTCTGCAACTCGGGGACAACGCCAAATCTGCCCTGATGACCCGCGCCCTCAAAGAGATGCAGCGCTACCTTTCAGCTCAGGGAGCAGAAGAAGACACGGTGTTCGGGCTTTCCGGGCTCGGGGATTTGATTGCCACCTGCACCAGCCAGCACTCCAGAAACCGGGCTGCCGGAGAGAAAATCGGTCAGGGACAGGACCCGAGGCAGGGAGGCAAGGTCATCGAGGGCATTCGCAGCACCTACCTGTTGCATGAATGGGCCAAAACCCATCAGGCCGACCTGCCGATTGTGGAGGTCGTGTACAACGTGCTGGAAAACCGCATCACCCTGATGCAAGGGGTCAGCATCCTGATGGGACGCAAAGCCAAGCCCGAGTAA
- a CDS encoding class I SAM-dependent DNA methyltransferase, translating to MTTHQAPFTALASVYDAIMSEIEYDGWAEFVLGFLKSEGYTPDHVLDLACGTGNSTRPFAEAGLKVTGLDLSRDMLGVAQRKLPEVAFVQGSLTDFQLPDKFDLITCMFDSINNLLTHEDMLACLNQVKKHLSEDGWFVADVNTRAGLRDLWEGGEIEGVVQAEDGQDVHYHWSHHYDEARELGMIQAFFRMEDGSEFIEQHTERGYDPQELGELLEKAGFQDITVCEYPDYAEPEEDTPRVWVFARLKKVHRG from the coding sequence GTGACCACCCATCAAGCTCCATTTACCGCCCTCGCCAGCGTTTACGACGCCATCATGAGTGAAATTGAATATGACGGCTGGGCAGAGTTCGTCCTGGGTTTTCTGAAATCTGAGGGATACACCCCTGACCATGTCCTCGATCTGGCTTGCGGAACGGGCAACAGCACCCGTCCATTTGCAGAGGCTGGCCTCAAAGTGACCGGCCTTGACCTGTCCAGAGACATGCTCGGGGTGGCCCAGAGGAAGCTGCCTGAAGTGGCTTTCGTGCAGGGCAGCCTGACCGATTTTCAGTTGCCTGACAAATTTGACCTGATCACCTGCATGTTTGATTCGATCAACAACCTCCTCACCCATGAAGACATGCTGGCCTGCCTGAATCAGGTCAAAAAGCACCTCTCGGAAGACGGATGGTTTGTGGCCGATGTGAACACCCGTGCGGGCCTCCGTGACCTCTGGGAAGGCGGAGAAATCGAAGGGGTGGTGCAGGCCGAAGACGGTCAGGACGTGCACTACCACTGGTCCCACCACTACGACGAGGCCAGAGAACTGGGCATGATTCAGGCGTTTTTCCGCATGGAAGACGGCTCGGAGTTCATCGAGCAGCACACCGAGCGGGGATACGACCCACAGGAATTGGGAGAGCTTCTTGAGAAAGCGGGTTTTCAGGACATCACCGTTTGTGAATACCCCGATTACGCCGAGCCTGAAGAGGACACCCCCAGAGTCTGGGTGTTTGCCCGCCTGAAGAAGGTGCACCGTGGCTAA
- a CDS encoding YwiC-like family protein: MQAALTPNKNLIKSVAVPTEHGGWGFTMEPVLLGLLVAHDAAGWGLGLLALMGFMGRHPIKLLLSDLRRKKMFPRTRYALMFAALYVTLGAVGFWLAVSQADQNFWLPLFSVVPLMAVQLFFDAQNKGRNLLPELCGAVAMGSVATAIALAGGESAEVAYALWMVLAVRSVTSIYFARTQVLRARKQEAKPQTSVLVGLLGWFALALLGSWQITPMTAVVAMTLLLGYQVYAFQRPPVPAKVVGWGQMAFGLLFVGCAVVGVQTGI; encoded by the coding sequence ATGCAAGCTGCCCTGACCCCCAACAAAAACCTGATCAAAAGCGTCGCTGTGCCCACCGAACACGGAGGCTGGGGTTTCACCATGGAACCGGTGCTCCTTGGATTGCTGGTGGCCCACGATGCAGCAGGCTGGGGTCTGGGTTTGCTGGCCCTGATGGGCTTCATGGGAAGACACCCCATCAAACTTTTGCTCTCTGACCTCCGGCGCAAAAAAATGTTCCCGAGGACCCGCTACGCCTTGATGTTTGCTGCCCTGTACGTGACCCTTGGAGCAGTGGGTTTCTGGCTGGCCGTTTCGCAGGCAGACCAGAATTTCTGGCTGCCTCTGTTCTCGGTGGTCCCCCTGATGGCCGTGCAACTGTTCTTTGATGCCCAGAACAAAGGCCGCAACCTGCTCCCAGAGCTGTGCGGAGCCGTGGCCATGGGCTCTGTTGCCACAGCCATTGCTCTGGCAGGAGGTGAGAGCGCAGAAGTGGCTTACGCCCTCTGGATGGTGCTGGCCGTGCGCTCGGTGACCTCCATTTACTTTGCCCGCACACAGGTCCTCAGGGCCAGAAAACAGGAAGCCAAGCCTCAGACCAGTGTGCTGGTGGGCCTCCTCGGGTGGTTCGCATTGGCCTTGCTGGGAAGCTGGCAAATCACCCCGATGACCGCAGTGGTTGCGATGACCTTGCTGCTCGGGTATCAGGTGTATGCCTTCCAGAGGCCACCTGTGCCTGCCAAAGTGGTGGGATGGGGCCAGATGGCGTTTGGTCTCTTGTTTGTGGGATGTGCGGTGGTGGGTGTGCAGACGGGGATTTAG
- a CDS encoding GNAT family N-acetyltransferase, with the protein MHIRSAKPEDAKTIIELQEQHYLHQWSWNPEDLTHQIQRNPDTCRLVAEQKGQVIGYAYAVPAETSGVLHVRFYAHPEHPEARFALLQAVRRTHPGKLALESTLREDYTAARQFLEDAGFQNTFQSYGAHLDLQAFDFSPFQGLEERLFIEGFEVQRGHPQPSDALFQLYMEGFEDVPQVPATRWTLQTREAFEQDYWQDRFEWFSVWYRGQIVALTLLEKDQTTVQSEITLTARKFRHRGLSTLVKAHAFQWAKTAGFVQASTGGAVVNLGMLKVNRRLGYAIEPMWLTYTRQF; encoded by the coding sequence ATGCACATTCGATCTGCAAAACCCGAAGACGCCAAAACCATCATTGAATTGCAAGAACAACATTATCTGCACCAGTGGAGCTGGAATCCAGAGGATCTGACCCACCAGATTCAGCGAAACCCGGACACATGCCGTCTGGTCGCCGAGCAGAAAGGGCAAGTGATCGGCTACGCTTACGCCGTTCCAGCAGAAACCTCTGGTGTGCTCCATGTGCGATTTTACGCCCATCCAGAGCATCCAGAAGCCCGTTTCGCTTTGCTGCAGGCCGTGCGCCGCACCCATCCCGGCAAACTGGCTCTGGAAAGCACCCTCAGGGAAGATTACACCGCTGCACGCCAGTTTTTAGAGGATGCTGGATTTCAGAACACCTTCCAGAGTTATGGGGCCCATCTGGATTTGCAGGCATTTGATTTTTCCCCTTTTCAGGGTCTGGAAGAAAGGCTGTTCATTGAGGGTTTTGAAGTCCAGCGAGGCCACCCTCAACCTTCGGATGCCCTCTTTCAGCTTTACATGGAAGGATTTGAAGATGTGCCTCAGGTGCCAGCCACACGCTGGACCCTCCAGACCCGTGAAGCCTTTGAGCAGGATTACTGGCAGGACCGCTTCGAGTGGTTCAGCGTGTGGTACAGAGGGCAGATCGTGGCCCTGACCCTGCTGGAAAAAGACCAGACCACCGTCCAGAGTGAGATCACCCTGACCGCCCGCAAATTTCGACACCGTGGGCTGTCCACGTTGGTCAAAGCCCATGCTTTTCAATGGGCCAAAACAGCAGGTTTTGTGCAGGCCAGCACAGGAGGTGCAGTGGTCAATCTGGGCATGCTCAAAGTGAACCGCAGGCTGGGTTATGCCATTGAACCCATGTGGTTGACCTACACCCGACAATTTTGA
- a CDS encoding DUF817 domain-containing protein: MGLTPLKLPARLHDFVTFVYLEALCCIFPAVIMLSLALSKYIDLPIPRYDFMLIVCLIMQAVMVLSKLETLDELKVICLFHVFGLALELWKVHHGSWAYPEFAYSKIWDVPIYSGFMYASVASYICQAWRRFGLRFSEYPHWTANLFAILLYLNFFTNHYIEDQRWGLAVALVVMMWNTRVHFNINQRDYQMPLTLSFLLIGLFIWLAENISTFYGAWQYPNQTEIWQRVHYSKISSWSLLVILSFVLIAKLKGIKSLSRASIQKAS; this comes from the coding sequence ATGGGTTTAACCCCTCTCAAACTGCCTGCCAGACTGCATGATTTTGTGACTTTCGTTTATCTTGAGGCCCTCTGCTGCATTTTTCCAGCGGTGATCATGCTGTCTCTGGCCCTCAGCAAATACATCGACCTGCCCATCCCAAGGTACGACTTCATGCTGATCGTGTGCCTGATCATGCAAGCGGTGATGGTGCTCAGCAAACTGGAAACCCTTGATGAACTGAAAGTGATCTGCCTGTTTCACGTGTTCGGACTGGCCCTTGAACTCTGGAAAGTGCACCACGGCTCATGGGCCTATCCAGAGTTCGCCTACAGCAAGATCTGGGATGTCCCGATTTACTCGGGTTTCATGTACGCCAGTGTGGCCAGTTACATCTGTCAAGCGTGGCGCAGGTTTGGTCTGCGTTTCAGTGAATATCCGCACTGGACTGCCAACCTGTTTGCAATCCTGCTGTACCTGAATTTCTTCACCAACCATTACATCGAAGACCAGAGGTGGGGTCTGGCGGTGGCTCTGGTGGTGATGATGTGGAACACCCGGGTCCACTTCAACATCAACCAGAGGGATTACCAGATGCCCCTCACCCTGTCTTTCTTGCTGATTGGCCTGTTCATCTGGCTCGCAGAAAACATCAGCACCTTTTATGGTGCATGGCAGTACCCCAACCAGACCGAAATCTGGCAACGGGTGCACTACAGCAAAATCAGCAGCTGGTCCTTGCTGGTGATCCTGAGTTTTGTCTTGATCGCCAAACTGAAAGGCATCAAAAGCCTGTCCAGAGCCAGCATTCAAAAGGCAAGCTAA
- a CDS encoding HAD family hydrolase: MTLRPLIILDLDETLIHSTVSRSRVPHPDFVIDGLHVKIRPHALDLLKVCFDHFDVAVWTSSAWDYAQVVVKGVFRKPYADRLKFVWAREHCIREFDEVLKEELWAKHLSRIEQEIGYAQDRVYLIDDSPEKFRGTPGKIIRVKPFFGDESDIELLELAGYLARLAQSAPQEQKYGRR, from the coding sequence ATGACCCTCCGGCCCCTGATCATTCTGGATCTGGACGAAACCCTGATCCACTCGACGGTAAGCCGCTCCCGTGTGCCTCATCCTGACTTTGTGATTGACGGTCTGCACGTGAAAATCCGACCCCATGCTTTGGACCTCCTCAAAGTGTGTTTCGACCACTTCGATGTGGCGGTTTGGACCTCATCTGCGTGGGACTATGCGCAGGTGGTGGTGAAAGGGGTTTTCCGCAAACCCTATGCAGATCGTCTGAAATTTGTGTGGGCCAGAGAGCACTGCATCCGCGAATTTGATGAGGTGCTCAAAGAAGAACTCTGGGCCAAGCACCTTTCGCGGATTGAGCAGGAGATCGGGTATGCACAGGACCGTGTGTATCTGATTGATGATTCACCAGAGAAATTCAGGGGCACTCCGGGCAAAATCATTCGGGTCAAGCCTTTTTTTGGAGATGAAAGCGACATCGAGTTGCTGGAACTGGCCGGTTACCTTGCCAGACTGGCCCAGAGTGCACCTCAAGAGCAAAAGTATGGACGGCGTTAG
- a CDS encoding HAD family hydrolase, producing MLLILDLDETLMHASQGLQGEPDFNMWDYQVKVRPHLQRFLEVAFEHFDVAVWSSSSADYAALAVEHLFPEPAKLKFLWARERCTYCWDAEVQDFVWAKRLYKVKRLGYGLERVLVIDDSPEKFRTAYGNLIRVSPFYGDPHDQELIRLACYLEKITNVQNVRKVEKRHWYSLVEPPPQI from the coding sequence ATGTTGCTGATTCTGGACCTCGATGAGACCCTGATGCATGCTTCGCAGGGCTTGCAGGGAGAACCTGATTTCAACATGTGGGATTACCAGGTGAAGGTCCGACCTCACCTGCAACGGTTTTTGGAGGTGGCTTTTGAGCATTTCGATGTGGCGGTCTGGAGCTCTTCCAGCGCAGATTATGCTGCGCTTGCGGTGGAGCACCTGTTTCCAGAGCCAGCCAAATTGAAGTTTCTCTGGGCCAGAGAACGCTGCACCTACTGCTGGGACGCAGAAGTTCAGGACTTTGTCTGGGCCAAACGGCTCTACAAAGTCAAAAGGTTGGGGTATGGGCTGGAACGGGTTCTTGTGATTGATGATTCTCCAGAGAAATTCCGTACCGCTTACGGAAACCTGATTCGGGTGTCTCCTTTTTATGGCGATCCACACGATCAGGAATTGATCAGGCTGGCCTGTTATCTTGAGAAAATCACAAACGTCCAAAATGTGCGTAAAGTAGAGAAAAGGCACTGGTACAGTCTCGTAGAGCCACCACCCCAGATTTGA
- a CDS encoding DUF1330 domain-containing protein, with the protein MQILIFRSVQKGNNRINPLDALPEGFLVSVCRPLDFLHADMPKWIMPAYVIVNTQVSDPVKIQQYRDLAQQSVHLYGGRYLVRGGPLAVLEGDYHPERLVVLEFDSLEQVRGWYASEAYQQAKAAREGIAQFDMIAVEGLAVPL; encoded by the coding sequence TTGCAAATTCTGATTTTCAGATCCGTTCAAAAAGGCAACAACAGAATCAACCCTCTGGATGCTTTGCCAGAGGGTTTTTTGGTGTCGGTGTGCAGGCCCCTTGACTTTCTGCATGCCGACATGCCGAAATGGATCATGCCTGCTTACGTGATTGTGAACACCCAGGTCTCTGATCCGGTCAAAATCCAGCAGTATCGGGACCTTGCCCAGCAGTCGGTGCATCTGTACGGTGGCCGTTATCTTGTGCGAGGGGGACCTCTGGCTGTTCTGGAAGGAGATTACCATCCAGAGCGTCTGGTGGTGCTGGAATTTGATTCTCTGGAACAGGTTCGGGGCTGGTATGCCTCTGAAGCTTACCAGCAAGCCAAAGCTGCCCGAGAAGGCATTGCCCAGTTTGACATGATCGCTGTGGAAGGGTTGGCAGTGCCTTTGTGA
- a CDS encoding roadblock/LC7 domain-containing protein produces MSKQEQLQEAIDRLRTAIPELQGALVASTDGLPIAYSMGGNTDPVRIAAMAATALGLGKRIGETLSAGQLAETSVTGSNAQILIYAAGTKGVLAVIAPTWSSVGLIHLEARDVSRKIAEML; encoded by the coding sequence ATGAGCAAGCAGGAACAGCTTCAAGAAGCGATTGATCGTTTACGCACAGCGATTCCCGAGTTGCAAGGTGCATTGGTGGCCTCTACGGACGGGTTGCCCATTGCATACTCAATGGGCGGAAACACGGATCCCGTGCGCATTGCAGCCATGGCTGCCACAGCCCTCGGGTTGGGTAAGCGCATTGGGGAAACCCTCAGTGCAGGTCAACTGGCTGAGACCAGCGTCACAGGCAGCAATGCCCAGATTTTGATTTACGCCGCTGGAACCAAAGGTGTGCTGGCTGTGATTGCACCCACTTGGTCCAGTGTGGGTCTGATTCACCTTGAAGCCCGCGATGTCAGCCGCAAAATTGCGGAAATGTTGTAA